In Cynocephalus volans isolate mCynVol1 chromosome 16, mCynVol1.pri, whole genome shotgun sequence, the following proteins share a genomic window:
- the LOC134365203 gene encoding translation machinery-associated protein 7: MSSREGGKKKPLKQPKKQAKEMDEEDKAFKQKQKDEQKKLEELKAKATGKVPLATGGIKKSGKK, from the coding sequence ATGTCCAGCCGAGAAGGTGGCAAGAAGAAGCCCCTGAAACAGCCCAAGAAGCAGGCCAAGGAGATGGACGAGGAAGACAAGGCTttcaagcaaaaacaaaaagatgagcAGAAGAAACTAGAGGAACTGAAAGCGAAGGCCACGGGGAAAGTCCCCCTGGCCACAGGTGGAATTAAGAAATCTGGCAAAAAGTAA